A single genomic interval of Cucumis sativus cultivar 9930 chromosome 5, Cucumber_9930_V3, whole genome shotgun sequence harbors:
- the LOC101213165 gene encoding serine/arginine-rich splicing factor RSZ21, translated as MTRVYIGNLDPRVTERDLEDEFRMFGVLRSVWVARRPPGYAFIEFDDRRDALDAIQALDGKNGWRVELSHNSKGGGGGGGRRGRGGGGGGGGGGDDLKCYECGEPGHFARECRSRGGSRGVGGGLRRSPSPRRRRSPSYERYGRRSNSPRGKRSPRRRSITPPKRGRSYSRSPPYRHARRASPYANGD; from the exons ATGACTCGAGTTTATATTGGTAATCTGGATCCACGCGTTACGGAGAGGGATCTCGAAGATGAATTTCGAATGTTCGGTGTTCTTAGGAG TGTTTGGGTTGCTAGAAGGCCTCCAGGATATGCGTTTATTGAGTTTGATGATCGCAGGGATGCTCTAGATGCAATACAAGCATTAGATG GAAAAAATGGTTGGCGTGTGGAGCTTTCTCACAACTCTAAAGGTGGTGGAGGAGGTGGTGGTCGTCGTGGccgtggtggtggtggtggtggtggtggtggtggtgatgATTTGAAATGTTATGAATGTGGTGAGCCTGGACATTTTGCTCGTGAATGCCGTTCACGTGGGGGCTCACGAGGTGTTGGAGGTGGTCTGCGTCGTAGTCCTTCTCCTCGGCGTCGTCGGAGTCCAAGCTATGAAAGATATGGCCGCAG GAGTAACAGTCCTCGTGGTAAAAGATCCCCACGACGTCGCAGCATTACACCTCCTAAGCGTGGTCGTAGCTACAGCAGATCTCCTCCATACCGTCATGCTCGTCGTGCTTCACCTTATGCTAATGG